A genome region from Paludibacterium sp. B53371 includes the following:
- a CDS encoding cupredoxin domain-containing protein: protein MIKKLCMALLLAALPLAAPAADLPTFRLELNDGKLSVNRIVVPANTRFKIEVINKGKSPAEFESLQLRKEKVLAPGAESFVVFQSLSPGEYRFYDEFHPAAQGVIVAK, encoded by the coding sequence ATGATCAAGAAACTCTGCATGGCCCTGCTGCTGGCGGCGTTGCCGCTGGCCGCCCCGGCGGCGGATCTGCCGACGTTCCGGCTGGAGTTGAACGACGGCAAGCTGTCTGTCAACCGTATCGTGGTACCGGCCAATACCCGCTTCAAGATCGAAGTGATCAACAAGGGCAAGAGTCCGGCGGAATTCGAAAGCCTGCAGTTGCGCAAGGAAAAGGTGCTGGCACCGGGCGCCGAGAGCTTCGTGGTGTTTCAGTCGCTGTCGCCGGGCGAGTACCGCTTCTACGATGAGTTTCATCCTGCCGCGCAGGGTGTGATCGTGGCGAAGTAG
- the msrP gene encoding protein-methionine-sulfoxide reductase catalytic subunit MsrP, with product MLIRQPDDIAPSDITPQQLYLDRRKFMLAGAAGMLMTSSAFAALSFKKGPSLLAGNDKPNSLREITQYNNYYEFGSSKTDPAEHAGVLKTRPWSVLVDGAVEKPRTFAIEELLRLPLEERIYRHRCVEGWSMVIPWIGFPLSALLKQMKLTSRARYVAFETLNRPSEMPGMAEGLLTWPYREGLRIDEAMHPLTLLAVGLYGQVLPNQNGAPIRLVVPWKYGFKSIKAIVRIHLTDTQPQTSWHQAAPSEYGFYSNVNPTVDHPRWSQANERRIGEFLRRPTLMFNGYGAQVASLYQGMDLRKNF from the coding sequence ATGCTGATCCGCCAGCCAGATGACATTGCACCGTCCGACATCACACCACAGCAGCTGTATCTGGACCGGCGCAAATTCATGCTGGCCGGTGCCGCCGGGATGTTGATGACCAGCAGTGCCTTCGCAGCCCTGTCGTTCAAGAAAGGTCCGAGTTTGCTGGCCGGCAACGACAAACCCAACAGCCTGCGGGAAATCACCCAGTACAACAATTACTACGAGTTCGGCAGCAGCAAGACCGACCCGGCCGAGCACGCCGGCGTGCTCAAGACCCGCCCCTGGAGTGTGCTGGTTGATGGTGCCGTGGAGAAACCTCGGACCTTTGCCATCGAGGAATTGCTGCGTCTGCCACTGGAGGAGCGGATCTACCGCCATCGCTGTGTCGAGGGCTGGTCGATGGTGATTCCCTGGATCGGTTTCCCACTGTCGGCATTGCTCAAGCAGATGAAACTGACCTCGCGGGCACGCTACGTGGCTTTCGAAACCCTGAACCGGCCTTCGGAAATGCCCGGCATGGCAGAAGGTCTGCTCACCTGGCCCTATCGGGAAGGACTACGCATTGACGAGGCCATGCATCCCCTCACCCTGCTGGCGGTCGGCCTCTACGGCCAGGTGCTGCCCAATCAGAATGGCGCACCGATCCGCCTGGTGGTGCCATGGAAGTATGGCTTCAAAAGCATCAAGGCCATTGTGCGCATCCATCTGACCGACACCCAGCCACAAACCAGCTGGCATCAGGCCGCGCCGAGCGAGTACGGCTTCTACTCCAACGTCAATCCAACGGTGGATCATCCGCGCTGGAGTCAGGCCAATGAACGGCGCATCGGTGAATTTCTGCGCCGCCCGACGCTGATGTTCAACGGTTATGGTGCCCAGGTGGCTTCGCTCTATCAGGGCATGGACCTGCGGAAAAACTTCTGA
- a CDS encoding MarR family transcriptional regulator: MKSSFQQVEQAIDAVGQRLPGASSRQEVLLNRLFCHVTARLSGHLNEALRPYGINDTIWIALIALYSRPSQMLYPSEISDALDFSRTNATRVSDEMVRHGWVEREVCAEDRRKVRLKLTAAGEQFVESMIPVTRHHMQSQWQDFSQDEKDQLETLMRKLLSSLGG, translated from the coding sequence ATGAAAAGTTCATTCCAGCAAGTTGAGCAAGCCATCGATGCCGTCGGTCAACGACTGCCCGGCGCCTCCTCGCGTCAGGAGGTTTTGCTCAATCGTTTGTTCTGCCACGTTACGGCCCGGCTTTCCGGTCACCTCAACGAGGCCCTGCGCCCCTATGGCATCAACGATACGATCTGGATTGCACTGATAGCGCTGTACTCCCGTCCCAGCCAGATGCTCTACCCGTCGGAAATCAGCGATGCATTGGATTTTTCCCGCACCAATGCCACCCGTGTTTCGGACGAGATGGTGCGCCACGGCTGGGTCGAACGAGAAGTCTGCGCCGAAGATCGCCGCAAGGTTCGCCTGAAGCTGACGGCGGCTGGCGAACAGTTTGTCGAGAGCATGATCCCGGTCACCCGTCATCACATGCAGTCGCAATGGCAAGACTTCAGCCAGGACGAAAAGGATCAGCTCGAAACCTTGATGCGAAAGCTGTTATCCAGCCTCGGCGGATAA
- a CDS encoding efflux transporter outer membrane subunit, which yields MNRHPWQQGLSLLVLTSMLSGCASFGPEHTPSTTLTTQQLALSQEPGQGPQAGWWHDLHDARLDQLIEQALAQSPSMKLAADRLGEARAAVGLSESTLGPQVDAHASRDRQLYSANGLFPPPVGGSYFNAYTLSLNAAWELDFWGKNRARTNAALGQARAAAYEMQQAQLTLTNAVIGQYTALQREFDQLRINRARLQLAQTRLQLMRARVNAGLMSADNLHMVEQSMAGLQAQNAGISAEIQRTRHALAALTGQGPTALDQFTPTELGNTPAMNEARLTTDLLGRRPDIASQRETVTSMEENVKVAERQFYPDISISGLIGLNSLEYSTLFERSSKIVDFQPAISLPIFHSGQLRANLRIEQSRYDQAVDRYNQTVLNGLKDAADALTNAKQANAQLADAQRGFSASRKLAAAMQLRMNAGMAGKLEVLDSQDNLLVQEGTHLEAQAAARLAWANLNTAMGGGMTASPATR from the coding sequence GTGAATCGACACCCATGGCAGCAGGGGCTTAGCCTGCTGGTTCTGACCTCGATGCTGAGCGGCTGCGCCAGCTTCGGGCCGGAACACACACCGTCCACCACCCTGACGACACAGCAATTGGCCTTGTCGCAAGAACCCGGCCAGGGTCCGCAAGCGGGTTGGTGGCATGATTTGCACGATGCCCGGCTGGACCAACTGATTGAACAGGCGCTGGCTCAGTCGCCATCCATGAAGCTGGCCGCCGATCGTCTGGGCGAAGCCCGTGCTGCGGTTGGCCTGAGCGAGAGTACGCTCGGCCCGCAAGTTGACGCACATGCATCGCGTGACCGTCAGCTCTACTCGGCCAACGGCCTGTTCCCGCCACCGGTAGGCGGCAGCTACTTCAACGCCTACACGCTGTCGCTCAATGCCGCCTGGGAGCTGGACTTCTGGGGCAAAAACCGCGCCCGCACCAATGCAGCACTCGGCCAGGCCCGTGCAGCGGCCTATGAAATGCAGCAGGCACAGCTGACCCTGACCAATGCGGTCATCGGTCAATACACTGCCCTGCAACGCGAGTTCGACCAGCTGCGCATCAACCGCGCCCGTCTGCAACTGGCCCAGACCCGACTGCAACTGATGCGTGCCCGCGTCAATGCCGGTCTGATGAGTGCCGACAACCTGCACATGGTTGAGCAAAGCATGGCCGGCCTGCAGGCTCAGAATGCCGGGATTTCCGCCGAGATCCAGCGCACGCGCCATGCCCTGGCCGCGCTGACCGGTCAGGGCCCGACGGCGCTGGATCAGTTCACGCCGACCGAGCTGGGCAACACCCCGGCCATGAACGAGGCACGACTGACCACCGATCTGCTGGGCCGCCGCCCCGACATCGCCAGCCAGCGCGAAACCGTCACCTCAATGGAAGAAAACGTCAAAGTTGCCGAGCGTCAGTTCTACCCGGACATCAGCATCAGCGGTCTGATTGGTCTGAACTCGCTGGAATACAGCACGCTGTTCGAGCGCAGCTCGAAAATCGTCGACTTCCAGCCGGCCATCTCGCTGCCGATCTTCCACTCCGGCCAGCTGCGCGCCAATCTGCGCATCGAACAATCGCGCTATGACCAGGCTGTTGACCGCTACAACCAGACTGTACTCAATGGTCTGAAGGATGCGGCTGATGCCTTGACCAATGCCAAACAGGCCAACGCACAACTGGCGGATGCCCAGCGAGGTTTCAGCGCCAGCCGCAAACTGGCGGCCGCCATGCAGCTGCGCATGAACGCCGGCATGGCCGGCAAGCTGGAAGTACTCGACAGTCAGGACAACCTGCTGGTGCAGGAAGGGACGCATCTGGAAGCGCAAGCCGCCGCCAGACTGGCCTGGGCCAACCTGAACACCGCCATGGGCGGCGGCATGACCGCCTCCCCCGCTACCCGCTAA
- a CDS encoding FTR1 family protein, giving the protein MGQVLFIVWRESIEAMLVVGILNAWLRSNPAAARGRVFLWGGVLAGLALAALLAFGLFAASEVFADKQELFQLAMVMLASVLIVQMVLWMRRHGRTLKRDIEQGLSAQAEQQNWWGVLTLAALAVGREGSETVVFLYGTLSAADHATLLNLVLAGMAGFLLALAMYAVLQLGSRVLSWRVFFRITEVMLLLLAGALFVSGVEKMISLDWLPALMDPVWDSSRLLDDSSALGGVLAALTGYRAHPALTSLLGYGLFWLAVWGLMRQRLWRRA; this is encoded by the coding sequence ATGGGACAGGTTCTGTTCATTGTCTGGCGCGAGAGTATCGAGGCCATGCTGGTTGTCGGCATTCTGAATGCCTGGTTGCGCAGCAATCCGGCTGCCGCTCGCGGCCGGGTGTTTCTTTGGGGCGGGGTGCTCGCCGGGCTGGCTCTGGCCGCTCTGCTGGCCTTTGGTCTGTTTGCCGCCAGCGAGGTATTTGCCGATAAGCAGGAGTTGTTTCAGCTGGCCATGGTCATGCTGGCGTCGGTGCTGATTGTCCAGATGGTGCTGTGGATGCGGCGCCATGGCCGAACCTTGAAGCGCGATATCGAGCAAGGGTTGTCGGCGCAGGCGGAACAGCAAAACTGGTGGGGCGTGCTGACGCTCGCTGCACTGGCCGTCGGGCGCGAGGGGAGTGAAACGGTGGTGTTTCTCTATGGCACCCTGTCCGCCGCGGATCATGCCACCCTGCTGAACCTGGTGCTGGCGGGCATGGCCGGTTTCCTGCTGGCGCTGGCCATGTACGCCGTGCTGCAACTGGGCAGCCGTGTGCTGTCCTGGCGGGTGTTTTTCCGCATTACCGAAGTCATGCTGCTGTTGCTGGCTGGCGCCCTGTTTGTCAGTGGTGTGGAAAAGATGATTTCCCTCGACTGGCTGCCGGCCTTGATGGACCCGGTCTGGGATAGTTCCCGTCTGCTCGACGACAGCAGTGCCCTGGGGGGCGTACTGGCGGCACTGACCGGTTATCGTGCCCATCCGGCCCTGACCAGTCTGCTGGGGTATGGCCTGTTCTGGCTGGCTGTCTGGGGGCTGATGCGCCAGCGCCTGTGGCGTCGCGCATGA
- the ybaK gene encoding Cys-tRNA(Pro) deacylase: MSKAPVTQAIRMLREHKVEYSEHLYKYEDRGGTEVSARELGVDEHCVIKTLVMEDEQHKPLIVLMHGDREVGTGMLARQIGVKKVSPCEPKTADRHSGYQVGGTSPFGTRHAMPVYMEAGIAELPRIYINGGKRGFLIGMHPADLQRVLQPTLVHVAA, from the coding sequence ATGAGCAAAGCCCCGGTCACGCAGGCCATCCGCATGTTGCGCGAGCACAAGGTCGAATACAGCGAGCATTTGTACAAATACGAAGATCGCGGCGGCACCGAAGTGTCCGCGCGCGAGCTGGGTGTCGACGAGCATTGCGTCATCAAGACGCTGGTTATGGAAGATGAACAGCACAAACCGCTGATCGTGCTGATGCACGGCGACCGGGAGGTCGGCACCGGCATGCTGGCTCGACAGATCGGGGTCAAAAAGGTCAGTCCCTGCGAGCCAAAGACGGCCGACAGGCACAGCGGCTACCAGGTGGGCGGCACCAGCCCGTTTGGCACCCGACATGCCATGCCGGTCTATATGGAAGCCGGCATCGCCGAGCTGCCGCGCATCTATATCAACGGCGGCAAGCGCGGCTTTCTGATCGGCATGCATCCGGCAGACCTGCAGCGGGTGCTGCAGCCGACCCTGGTCCACGTCGCGGCCTGA
- the arsC gene encoding arsenate reductase (glutaredoxin) (This arsenate reductase requires both glutathione and glutaredoxin to convert arsenate to arsenite, after which the efflux transporter formed by ArsA and ArsB can extrude the arsenite from the cell, providing resistance.) has translation MIRFYHNPRCSKSREALQLLQEKHVELEIIDYLKHPLQEAELAQLLSLLEMDARALLRRKEPEYAELHLDDVTLESKHLIRVMIEHPRLMERPIAASETRAVIGRPPENVLTLLSA, from the coding sequence ATGATCCGCTTCTATCACAATCCACGCTGCTCCAAGTCCCGCGAGGCGCTGCAACTGCTGCAAGAAAAGCATGTCGAGCTGGAGATCATCGACTACCTCAAACATCCGCTGCAGGAAGCCGAGCTGGCACAGCTGCTCTCCCTGCTGGAAATGGATGCCCGCGCACTGCTGCGTCGCAAGGAACCCGAGTATGCCGAACTGCATCTGGATGACGTCACACTGGAAAGCAAACACCTGATCCGGGTCATGATCGAGCATCCGCGCCTGATGGAGCGGCCGATCGCGGCAAGCGAAACCCGCGCGGTCATTGGACGGCCACCGGAAAATGTCCTGACGCTGTTATCGGCTTGA
- a CDS encoding iron transporter, producing the protein MRAVAALSVLSLSLPVLAKEYPVGKPQVVNHMEIGAVYLQPVKMEPEGMMLAAEKSDVHLEADIHATKGNPNGFGEGEWVPYLNIRYELTKVGGKTIKGDFMPMVANDGPHYGDNVKLMGPGQYKLKYIISAPNADHASHFGRHTDKETGVAPWFKPFEVNYSFTYAGIGKKGGY; encoded by the coding sequence CTGCGCGCCGTTGCTGCCCTGTCCGTGCTGTCCCTGTCTCTGCCGGTGCTGGCCAAGGAGTACCCGGTGGGCAAGCCGCAAGTCGTCAATCACATGGAGATCGGCGCGGTGTACCTGCAGCCCGTCAAGATGGAGCCGGAAGGCATGATGCTGGCGGCAGAGAAGTCGGATGTCCATCTGGAGGCCGATATTCATGCCACCAAGGGCAATCCGAACGGCTTTGGCGAAGGCGAGTGGGTGCCTTATCTGAACATCCGTTACGAACTGACCAAGGTGGGCGGCAAGACCATCAAGGGTGATTTCATGCCCATGGTGGCCAATGATGGCCCGCACTATGGCGACAACGTCAAGCTGATGGGCCCGGGCCAGTACAAGCTGAAGTACATCATCTCCGCGCCGAATGCCGATCATGCCAGTCATTTCGGCCGTCATACCGACAAGGAAACCGGCGTGGCGCCGTGGTTCAAGCCGTTCGAAGTAAATTACAGCTTCACCTATGCCGGCATTGGCAAGAAGGGTGGCTACTGA
- a CDS encoding DHA2 family efflux MFS transporter permease subunit, producing the protein MPNPPLHGARLFWITLAMSLATFMQVLDTTIANVALPTISGNLGAATSQGTWVITSFGVANAISIPLTGWLAKRFGEVKLFLASTTLFVIASWLCGISVSLNMLIFFRVLQGAVAGPMIPLSQSLLLACYPNEKKGMALALWSMTVIVAPIFGPILGGVISDNWHWGWIFFINIPVGAFAIWVSWKQLHDRETPTINLPIDRVGLMLLAVGVGSLQVMLDQGKELDWFNSTEIVILAVVAVVALTFLVIWELTDDHPIVDLSLFKSRNFTVGVTGVSVGYLIYFGTIVLLPLVLQTQLGYTATWAGLAAAPIGILPVILSPVIGKNAHRVDMRALVTLSFLVYAGCFFWRSTFAPNMDFGYVVWPQFVQGIGVACFFMPLTTISLAGLRPDQIASASSLSNFMRVLAGSIGASITTTMWDRREATHHEILTQHISVFDQTANQWFGWLGNLGLSSQQQAAMTAQETTRQGYLLGSNEVFWFSGWLFIALTVVVWFAKPPFKPGSADSSGAH; encoded by the coding sequence ATGCCGAACCCACCACTGCACGGTGCGCGCCTGTTCTGGATTACGCTGGCCATGTCGCTGGCCACATTCATGCAGGTGCTGGACACCACGATTGCCAACGTGGCACTGCCGACCATTTCCGGCAACCTCGGCGCGGCGACCTCCCAGGGAACCTGGGTAATCACCTCATTCGGGGTGGCCAACGCCATCTCGATCCCGCTGACCGGCTGGCTGGCCAAGCGCTTCGGCGAGGTCAAGCTGTTCCTGGCCTCGACCACGCTGTTCGTGATCGCCTCCTGGCTGTGCGGCATTTCCGTCAGCCTGAACATGCTGATCTTCTTCCGCGTGCTGCAAGGCGCGGTGGCAGGGCCGATGATTCCGCTGTCACAAAGCCTGCTGCTGGCCTGCTACCCCAACGAGAAGAAGGGCATGGCGCTTGCACTGTGGTCCATGACCGTCATCGTGGCACCGATCTTCGGCCCGATTCTCGGCGGCGTGATCAGCGACAACTGGCACTGGGGATGGATCTTCTTCATCAACATTCCGGTCGGCGCCTTTGCCATCTGGGTATCGTGGAAACAGCTGCATGACCGGGAAACCCCGACCATCAACCTGCCCATCGACCGTGTCGGCCTGATGCTGCTGGCGGTTGGTGTGGGCAGCCTGCAGGTGATGCTGGATCAGGGCAAGGAACTGGACTGGTTCAACTCCACCGAGATCGTGATTCTCGCCGTGGTCGCCGTGGTGGCACTGACCTTTCTGGTGATCTGGGAGCTGACCGATGATCATCCGATTGTCGATCTGTCGCTGTTCAAGTCACGCAACTTCACGGTGGGCGTGACCGGCGTCTCGGTGGGCTACCTGATCTACTTCGGCACCATCGTGCTGTTGCCGCTGGTACTGCAGACCCAGCTGGGCTACACCGCCACCTGGGCCGGCCTCGCCGCCGCCCCGATCGGCATCCTGCCGGTGATCCTGTCGCCCGTGATCGGCAAAAACGCCCATCGCGTCGACATGCGGGCCCTGGTGACACTGAGCTTCCTGGTCTATGCAGGCTGCTTCTTCTGGCGCAGTACTTTCGCCCCCAACATGGACTTCGGCTACGTGGTATGGCCACAGTTTGTCCAGGGGATTGGCGTGGCCTGCTTCTTCATGCCGCTGACCACCATTTCGCTGGCGGGATTGAGACCAGACCAGATTGCCAGCGCATCCAGCCTGTCCAACTTCATGCGCGTACTGGCCGGCAGTATTGGCGCCTCGATCACCACCACCATGTGGGATCGTCGCGAGGCCACCCACCACGAGATTCTCACCCAGCACATCAGCGTGTTTGACCAGACCGCCAACCAGTGGTTTGGCTGGCTGGGCAATCTCGGGCTTTCCAGCCAGCAGCAGGCGGCCATGACGGCACAGGAAACCACCCGGCAAGGCTATCTGCTCGGCTCGAATGAAGTGTTCTGGTTCTCCGGCTGGCTGTTCATTGCACTGACGGTGGTGGTGTGGTTTGCCAAACCGCCGTTCAAGCCCGGCAGTGCTGACAGCAGCGGCGCACATTGA
- a CDS encoding HlyD family efflux transporter periplasmic adaptor subunit, protein MDAQQKKAQSRKRNLIIASGVFAAVAIVYGVYWGTVLRFEESTDDAYVSGHMMQLTPEIGGTVVKISSEDTDRVEAGQTVVQLDVNDAQINFDKARQAFIQAVRETRQLMTSSRQLEAQIAARKTDLARAQEDLKRRQMLAGTEAISQEELSHARDAVAAAQAALDASIEQHQGTNDLLGNDRIEQQPRVQAAANTLREAWLALHRTQVKAPVAGFIARRNVQLGQRVAAGSPLMAIVPLENVWVDANFKEVQLDKIRIGQQVELTSDLYGSRFTYHGKVAGLSAGTGSAFSLLPAQNATGNWIKVVQRVPVRIALDPKELREHPLRVGLSMNVEVSTRDQSGPVLPETPATTSPQETRVLTPDLKQADALIKQLLAANAQ, encoded by the coding sequence ATGGATGCACAACAGAAAAAAGCCCAGAGTCGCAAGCGTAACCTGATCATCGCCAGCGGTGTGTTTGCCGCCGTCGCCATTGTCTATGGCGTGTACTGGGGCACCGTATTGCGCTTTGAAGAAAGCACCGATGACGCGTACGTCTCCGGCCACATGATGCAATTGACACCGGAAATCGGTGGCACTGTCGTCAAGATCAGCAGCGAAGATACTGACCGTGTCGAGGCCGGCCAGACCGTGGTTCAGCTGGATGTCAATGATGCCCAGATCAACTTCGACAAGGCGCGTCAGGCCTTCATCCAGGCGGTACGTGAGACACGCCAGCTGATGACCAGCTCGCGCCAGCTCGAAGCACAGATCGCCGCTCGCAAAACCGATCTGGCCCGCGCTCAGGAAGACCTGAAGCGCCGCCAGATGCTGGCCGGCACCGAGGCCATCTCCCAGGAAGAACTGTCGCATGCCCGTGACGCTGTCGCCGCTGCCCAGGCCGCCCTGGATGCCAGCATCGAACAACATCAAGGCACCAACGACCTGCTGGGCAATGACCGTATCGAACAGCAACCGCGCGTTCAGGCCGCCGCCAATACCCTGCGCGAAGCCTGGCTGGCGCTGCACCGCACCCAGGTGAAGGCACCGGTGGCCGGTTTCATCGCCCGCCGCAATGTACAACTGGGTCAGCGTGTTGCCGCCGGCTCGCCGCTGATGGCCATCGTGCCGCTGGAAAATGTCTGGGTCGATGCCAACTTCAAGGAAGTGCAGCTGGACAAAATCCGCATCGGGCAACAGGTGGAACTGACCTCTGACCTGTATGGCAGCCGCTTCACCTATCACGGCAAGGTGGCCGGCCTGTCGGCCGGTACCGGTAGCGCCTTCTCCCTGTTGCCGGCACAGAACGCCACCGGCAACTGGATCAAGGTGGTACAGCGTGTTCCGGTGCGTATTGCCCTGGACCCGAAGGAACTGCGCGAGCATCCGCTGCGTGTCGGCCTGTCGATGAACGTCGAAGTCTCGACACGCGATCAGTCTGGCCCGGTCCTGCCGGAAACGCCGGCGACCACCTCGCCGCAGGAAACCCGCGTCCTGACCCCGGATCTCAAGCAGGCTGATGCGCTGATCAAGCAACTGCTTGCAGCCAACGCCCAGTAA
- a CDS encoding sulfite oxidase heme-binding subunit YedZ: MQMTVNKRSPIPLLKGLLFVLALLPLLAGIWQVGLGDPVDPVAFMTHASGDWALRMLLLTLAITPLRRLGAPGGLLRFRRMLGLFAFFYAMLHFSVYLVFDKFFDVQAIAGDIYKRPFITVGFAALVLMLPLAITSTDGWIRRLKRRWGMLHRLVYAVAILGVTHYWWLVKRDIRLPLMYAAILAGLLGLRVLWSASRRWQGKVSDVK, from the coding sequence ATGCAGATGACTGTCAACAAGCGCTCCCCGATCCCCTTGCTGAAGGGACTACTCTTCGTCCTGGCCCTGCTGCCGCTGCTGGCCGGCATCTGGCAGGTCGGGCTTGGCGATCCGGTTGATCCCGTAGCCTTCATGACCCATGCCAGCGGCGACTGGGCGCTGAGAATGCTGCTGCTGACGCTGGCCATCACCCCGCTGCGCCGTCTGGGAGCCCCGGGCGGGTTGCTGCGCTTTCGCCGCATGTTGGGCTTGTTTGCCTTCTTCTATGCCATGCTGCATTTTTCGGTATATCTGGTCTTCGACAAGTTCTTCGACGTCCAGGCCATCGCCGGCGACATCTACAAACGCCCCTTCATCACCGTGGGTTTCGCCGCGCTGGTCCTGATGCTGCCGCTGGCCATCACCTCCACCGATGGCTGGATCCGGCGGCTGAAGCGGCGCTGGGGCATGCTGCACCGGCTGGTCTATGCCGTGGCGATACTGGGGGTGACACACTACTGGTGGCTGGTGAAGCGCGATATTCGCCTGCCGCTGATGTACGCCGCCATCCTGGCAGGTCTACTCGGGCTGCGTGTTCTGTGGTCAGCGAGCCGGCGCTGGCAAGGGAAGGTTTCTGACGTAAAATAG
- a CDS encoding 4Fe-4S binding protein codes for MSRQLWIRKAGDWLRDHAQLIRWLQWGVVLVYGFLIIVPACLPLPTDSARMFSHLTVFAQFVFWGIWWPFVLLSMVLFGRLWCGVLCPEGALSELAAKHGLGRPIPRWMRWGGWPFVAFAMTTVYGQMVSVYQYPKAVLLVLGGSTVAAVAIGLVYTRGKRAWCRHLCPVNGVFSLLAKLAPWHYRVDEHAWKTSGVIPLKSVDCAPLMPLRHMQGASGCHMCGRCSGHREAIALSTRPWGHEVVALADKDSSGWQTALILYGMLGIAMGAFQWTNSDVFVAIKLWLADWLAQHQWLWALEDSAPWWLLTHYPEVNDSFTWLDGGVLIGYIAGVALLYGTVLGGLLALSVRLAGPWQTSRLHHLAQSLIPLAGCSVFLGLSALTVTLLKVEGVALWWVMPLRFALLGLANLWCLQLAWRILGRWQGRAFVAVLPLLPALGWIDAAWWLMWQ; via the coding sequence ATGAGTCGGCAGCTCTGGATACGAAAGGCCGGCGACTGGCTGCGCGATCATGCGCAGCTGATTCGCTGGCTGCAATGGGGCGTGGTGCTGGTCTATGGCTTTCTGATCATCGTACCCGCCTGTCTGCCGCTGCCAACCGACAGTGCGCGCATGTTCAGCCATCTCACCGTATTTGCCCAGTTTGTGTTCTGGGGCATCTGGTGGCCTTTCGTTCTGCTGAGTATGGTGTTGTTCGGCCGTTTGTGGTGTGGCGTGCTTTGTCCCGAAGGGGCGCTGAGCGAGCTGGCCGCGAAACATGGTCTGGGTCGCCCCATTCCGCGCTGGATGCGCTGGGGGGGCTGGCCGTTTGTTGCCTTTGCCATGACCACCGTATATGGCCAGATGGTCAGTGTCTATCAATATCCCAAGGCGGTGCTGCTGGTGCTGGGTGGCTCGACGGTGGCTGCCGTGGCGATTGGCCTGGTATATACCCGCGGCAAGCGGGCCTGGTGCCGGCATCTCTGTCCGGTCAACGGCGTATTTTCCCTGCTGGCCAAACTGGCCCCCTGGCACTATCGCGTCGATGAACATGCCTGGAAAACTTCCGGCGTGATCCCGCTCAAGTCGGTCGACTGTGCGCCGCTGATGCCGCTGCGTCACATGCAGGGCGCCAGTGGTTGCCATATGTGCGGGCGTTGCAGCGGCCATCGCGAAGCGATTGCACTGTCTACCCGTCCCTGGGGCCATGAGGTGGTGGCGCTGGCTGACAAGGACAGCAGTGGCTGGCAAACCGCCCTGATCCTGTACGGTATGCTCGGCATTGCGATGGGGGCGTTTCAGTGGACCAACAGCGATGTCTTTGTGGCCATCAAACTCTGGCTGGCGGACTGGCTGGCACAGCACCAATGGCTCTGGGCGCTGGAGGATTCGGCACCCTGGTGGCTGTTGACGCACTATCCGGAGGTCAACGACAGCTTTACCTGGCTGGATGGCGGGGTTCTGATCGGCTATATCGCCGGTGTGGCCCTGCTGTATGGTACCGTGCTCGGCGGGCTGCTGGCGCTGTCCGTGCGGCTGGCAGGACCGTGGCAGACATCGCGTCTGCACCATCTGGCCCAGAGCCTGATTCCCCTGGCCGGCTGTAGCGTGTTTCTCGGCCTGTCGGCGCTGACCGTCACCCTGCTCAAGGTCGAAGGGGTCGCGCTGTGGTGGGTCATGCCCCTGCGTTTCGCCTTGCTGGGTCTGGCCAATCTGTGGTGTCTGCAGCTGGCCTGGCGCATTCTGGGCCGCTGGCAGGGCCGGGCTTTCGTCGCCGTGCTGCCGCTGCTGCCGGCTCTGGGCTGGATTGATGCTGCCTGGTGGCTGATGTGGCAATGA